From the Rhinoderma darwinii isolate aRhiDar2 chromosome 12, aRhiDar2.hap1, whole genome shotgun sequence genome, one window contains:
- the LOC142665022 gene encoding fibrinogen-like protein 1, with amino-acid sequence MADHHTGVLSDHDTRNNTAVTMNLFRGLFLVSLYYHQTTSQAQPPGVQGYDCSDIWGKNIITSGIYTIKPQNSPSSFSVFCEMTENGGWTLIQKHDGADGLDFEQDWTAYENGFGNIQGEHWLGLEKIYALTQQTNRPSKLHISLAAFDGGAAYTEYSPFSIGNAGTSYKLSAGNYVGTAGDAFLGVATIIGSNQHSNSFSTWDHATDNCHPNCLSGDTLYLSCSSRFRAGWWFNSCGTANLNGVWRKPPTYKNWATSVSWPTWKPNESLKFSKMYLIHG; translated from the exons atggcggatcatcataccgGAGTTTTGAGTGACCACGACACAAG GAATAACACCGCGGTGACCATGAACCTATTCAGAGGTCTTTTCTTAGTAAGCCTTTATTACCATCAAACTACATCACAG GCTCAACCTCCAGGGGTTCAAG GATATGACTGCTCGGATATATGGGGGAAAAATATTATTACCAGTGGAATATACACAATAAAACCCCAAAATTCTCCATCCTCTTTTTCG GTGTTCTGTGAAATGACTGAAAATGGGGGCTGGACTCTTATACAAAAACACGATGGAGCAGATGGATTAGACTTTGAGCAAGATTGGACAGCATATGAAAATGGATTTGGCAACATTCAAG GTGAACATTGGCTTGGACTCGAGAAAATTTATGCACTGACACAGCAGACAAACAGACCTTCCAAATTGCACATCAGTCTCGCAGCCTTTGACGGTGGAGCAGCCTACACAGAGTACAGTCCCTTTAGCATCGGAAATGCGGGCACCTCCTATAAATTGTCAGCAGGAAATTATGTGGGTACAGCAG GAGACGCCTTCCTTGGAGTTGCTACAATTATTGGGTCCAACCAGCACAGCAACTCATTCAGCACTTGGGATCATGCCACCGATAACTGCCACCCAAATTGTCTCTCTGGGGACACATTGTATCTCAGTTGCAGTTCACGATTCCGTGCCGGCTGGTGGTTTAACAGCTGTGGGACAGCAAATTTGAATGGTGTTTGGCGCAAACCGCCAACATATAAAAACTGGGCAACATCCGTGTCGTGGCCAACATGGAAACCAAACGAGTCCTTGAAATTCAGCAAAATGTATCTGATTCACGGTTAG